One genomic region from Streptomyces sp. NBC_00457 encodes:
- a CDS encoding SDR family oxidoreductase: MDKDVAVIIGAGGIGLAIARRVGIGRMVLLADYSEKALGVAAEQLRGAGYDVSTHVVDVSQPDAVAALADTAAELGPVTQVVHSAGVSPVQGTTEQVLHVDLLGTALVLDEFARVIAPGGAGVVISSMAGHMAGAYPYDTEHALASTPVSELLALPFLAPEEVGDSGAAYALSKRGNALRVQAAAVEWGKHGARINCISPGIISTPLAQDEMSGPGAEGYRQMIETSAAGRIGTPDDVAEAAAFLLGQQAGFITGSDLLADGGVIAALRAAQAWPVGRAQS; the protein is encoded by the coding sequence ATGGACAAGGACGTAGCGGTCATCATCGGCGCGGGCGGCATCGGTCTGGCGATCGCCCGTCGTGTGGGCATCGGCCGCATGGTGCTGCTCGCCGACTACAGCGAGAAGGCACTGGGCGTCGCCGCTGAGCAGCTGCGCGGCGCGGGCTACGACGTGTCCACGCACGTCGTCGACGTGTCCCAGCCCGACGCGGTGGCTGCCCTCGCCGACACGGCCGCGGAGCTGGGCCCCGTCACTCAGGTCGTGCACAGCGCCGGAGTCTCGCCCGTACAGGGCACCACAGAGCAGGTCCTGCACGTCGACCTGCTCGGCACCGCGCTGGTCCTCGACGAGTTCGCCCGCGTCATCGCGCCCGGCGGCGCCGGTGTCGTCATCTCCAGCATGGCCGGTCACATGGCGGGCGCCTACCCGTACGACACCGAGCACGCGCTGGCGAGCACCCCCGTCTCCGAGCTGCTCGCCCTGCCCTTCCTGGCCCCCGAGGAGGTGGGCGACTCCGGCGCCGCCTATGCCCTCTCCAAGCGCGGCAACGCATTGCGTGTGCAGGCCGCCGCCGTCGAGTGGGGCAAGCACGGCGCCCGCATCAACTGCATCAGCCCCGGCATCATCTCCACCCCCCTGGCCCAGGACGAGATGTCCGGCCCCGGCGCCGAGGGATACCGCCAGATGATCGAGACGTCGGCCGCCGGACGCATCGGCACCCCCGACGACGTCGCCGAGGCGGCGGCCTTCCTGCTCGGGCAGCAGGCCGGTTTCATCACCGGGTCCGACCTCCTGGCCGACGGCGGTGTGATCGCGGCGCTGCGGGCCGCGCAGGCGTGGCCGGTTGGCCGGGCGCAGAGCTGA